One segment of Rosa chinensis cultivar Old Blush chromosome 6, RchiOBHm-V2, whole genome shotgun sequence DNA contains the following:
- the LOC112169532 gene encoding xyloglucan galactosyltransferase MUR3, which translates to MRRRSPTNFPSEQMEKGTGKNQNSKICFLASLSVFFWMLLLYFHFIVLGGSTVEQSVKLQNGPMYSELQPVLVTSPPRVENLNAESEQPPVTYPPPYTEPKPTPVTSDPEMEKLDTESKPTIVPVTRKIGPPSETTQSRGAEKYPFMRALRTVENKSDPCGGRYIYVHDLPPRFNEDMLKECRSLSLWTNMCKFTTNAGLGPPLENVEGVFENTSWYATNQFAVDVIFSNRMKQYECLTNDSSLAAAVFVPFYAGFDIARYLWGGFNISRRDAASLDLVDWLMKRPEWSVMGGKDHFLVAGRITWDFRRLTENEEDWGNKLLFLPAAKNMSMLVVESSPWNANDFGIPYPTYFHPAKDADVLIWQDRMRNLERKWLFSFAGAPRPGNAKSIRGQIIDECKSSKVGKLLECDFGESKCHSPSSIMQMFQSSLFCLQPQGDSYTRRSAFDSMLAGCIPVFFHPGSAYAQYTWHLPRDYTTYSVFIPENDIRKKNISIEERLSQIPPEKVKAMREEVINLIPRLVYADPRSKLETFKDAFDVSVQAIIDKVTRARRDMVEGRTDDNFIEEISWKYALLEEGQREVGPHEWDPFFAKQKDGNGDSGEAAKNSWENEQRQHS; encoded by the coding sequence ATGAGGCGGCGGTCGCCGACGAACTTCCCGTCGGAGCAAATGGAGAAGGGGACGGGGAAGAATCAGAATAGCAAGATTTGTTTCTTGGCGTCATTGTCGGTTTTCTTCTGGATGCTCTTGttgtattttcattttattgTGCTGGGTGGTAGTACTGTGGAGCAATCTGTCAAATTACAGAATGGTCCTATGTATTCGGAGTTGCAGCCTGTCCTTGTGACCAGTCCTCCTCGGGTGGAGAATCTAAACGCCGAATCGGAGCAACCCCCTGTGACTTATCCTCCCCCATACACTGAACCGAAGCCTACTCCTGTGACCAGTGATCCTGAGATGGAGAAGCTAGACACTGAATCAAAGCCCACCATTGTACCTGTTACTCGTAAAATTGGGCCCCCTTCGGAGACAACTCAGAGTCGAGGGGCTGAGAAGTATCCGTTTATGAGGGCGCTGAGAACCGTGGAGAACAAGAGTGATCCGTGTGGCGGGAGGTACATTTATGTTCATGACCTTCCGCCGAGGTTTAATGAGGATATGCTCAAGGAGTGTAGGAGTTTGAGCCTGTGGACTAATATGTGTAAGTTCACAACCAATGCTGGGCTTGGTCCTCCACTTGAGAATGTTGAGGGGGTGTTTGAGAATACGAGCTGGTATGCGACAAACCAGTTTGCTGTGGATGTCATATTCAGCAATCGGATGAAGCAATATGAGTGCTTGACAAACGACTCATCTCTGGCGGCAGCTGTCTTTGTTCCTTTTTATGCTGGCTTTGATATTGCCCGGTATCTTTGGGGTGGATTCAATATATCAAGGAGGGATGCAGCTTCACTGGATCTGGTTGATTGGCTTATGAAGAGGCCAGAATGGAGCGTTATGGGTGGCAAAGATCATTTTCTTGTTGCAGGCAGGATTACATGGGATTTCCGGAGACTTACAGAAAATGAAGAGGATTGGGGCAATAAGCTTCTCTTTTTGCCGGCTGCTAAAAATATGTCAATGCTTGTGGTGGAATCAAGCCCATGGAATGCCAATGATTTCGGTATTCCTTATCCCACATACTTCCATCCAGCAAAAGATGCTGATGTATTAATTTGGCAGGACCGCATGAGAAACTTAGAGCGTAAATGGCTCTTCTCATTTGCTGGTGCCCCACGTCCTGGCAATGCCAAGTCGATTAGAGGGCAGATTATTGATGAATGCAAGAGCTCAAAGGTTGGTAAGCTGTTGGAATGCGATTTTGGTGAAAGCAAGTGTCATTCGCCAAGCAGTATCATGCAGATGTTTCAGAGCTCCCTTTTCTGCCTGCAACCTCAGGGTGATTCATACACACGAAGATCTGCTTTTGATTCGATGTTGGCTGGTTGCATACCTGTCTTCTTCCATCCGGGGTCAGCATACGCGCAATATACTTGGCATCTTCCAAGAGATTATACAACATATTCAGTGTTCATCCCGGAGAATGATATTCGTAAGAAGAATATTAGCATAGAGGAAAGGCTTAGTCAAATTCCTCCTGAGAAGGTGAAGGCCATGAGGGAGGAAGTTATAAACCTTATTCCTAGGCTGGTATATGCGGATCCCCGCTCTAAGTTGGAGACTTTCAAAGATGCATTTGATGTTTCTGTACAAGCAATAATCGACAAGGTTACAAGGGCAAGGAGGGACATGGTTGAAGGCCGTACAGATGATAACTTTATTGAGGAGATTAGTTGGAAGTATGCTTTGTTGGAGGAGGGACAGCGTGAGGTTGGACCTCATGAATGGGATCCTTTCTTTGCAAAGCAGAAGGATGGCAATGGCGATTCTGGTGAAGCTGCAAAAAATTCTTGGGAGAATGAACAGCGACAACACTCATGA
- the LOC112169533 gene encoding early light-induced protein 1, chloroplastic, producing MAATTAMQSVLGSSIAYGAAGNNRPLNLWSTVPASYAVSSYLRVRSMAEDGQKKQPTTVTKASKDPQPAASPPSPKFSDVFAFSGPAPERINGRLAMVGFVAALAVELSKGQDVFAQISNGPGVPLFIGTSILLSVASLVPLLKGVTVESKSDGIFTSDAELWNGRLAMLGLVALAFTEYVTGSTLV from the exons ATGGCTGCAACAACTGCTATGCAATCAGTCCTTGGAAGCTCCATTGCCTACGGAGCTGCAGGCAACAACAGACCACTGAACCTATGGAGTACCGTTCCGGCTAGTTATGCAGTTTCGAGCTATCTCAGGGTTCGCTCAATGGCCGAG GATGGTCAAAAGAAGCAACCAACAACTGTAACAAAAGCCTCAAAGGATCCCCAGCCAGCAGCTTCTCCACCATCTCCCAAGTTTTCAGACGTGTTTGCATTCAGTGGACCAGCACCGGAGAGAATCAACGGCAGGCTGGCAATGGTGGGCTTCGTTGCAGCTCTGGCTGTCGAACTATCAAAGGGGCAAGATGTGTTTGCTCAGATATCCAACGGCCCCGGAGTACCTTTGTTCATCGGCACAAGTATTTTGCTATCAGTAGCATCCTTGGTTCCTCTATTGAAAGGAGTGACCGTGGAGTCCAAATCCGACGGGATCTTTACCTCGGATGCAGAGCTCTGGAATGGAAGGTTGGCCATGTTGGGTCTTGTAGCTTTGGCCTTCACCGAGTACGTGACTGGCAGTACCCTAGTGTAG
- the LOC112169071 gene encoding early light-induced protein 1, chloroplastic, giving the protein MAEGGQKKQPTTVTKASKNPQPAATPSPSPPPPSPKFSEVFAFSGLAPERINGRLAMVGFVAALAVELSKGQDVFAQISNGSGVPLFIGTSVLLSVASLVPLLKGVSVKSKSDGIMTSEAELINGWLAMLGLVALAFTEYVTGRTLV; this is encoded by the exons ATGGCCGAG GGTGGTCAAAAGAAGCAACCAACAACTGTAACAAAAGCCTCAAAGAATCCACAGCCAGCTGCAACTCCTTCACCTTCACCTCCTCCCCCTTCTCCTAAGTTTTCGGAGGTGTTTGCATTCAGTGGACTAGCTCCAGAGAGAATCAACGGCAGGCTGGCAATGGTGGGCTTCGTTGCCGCTCTGGCAGTTGAACTATCTAAGGGACAAGATGTGTTTGCTCAGATATCCAATGGCTCCGGAGTCCCATTGTTCATCGGCACAAGTGTTTTGCTATCAGTGGCATCCTTGGTTCCTCTATTGAAAGGAGTGAGCGTGAAGTCCAAATCCGACGGGATCATGACCTCAGAGGCAGAGCTCATAAATGGATGGTTGGCCATGTTGGGTCTTGTAGCTTTGGCCTTCACCGAATATGTGACTGGTCGAACCCTAGTGTAG